A genomic region of Dehalococcoidia bacterium contains the following coding sequences:
- a CDS encoding MBL fold metallo-hydrolase, with protein sequence MAKLTFYGGVGEIGGNKILAEADGARVWLDFGMSFGQSNLYFDDFLQPKRYNGVVDFIEMGLLPELPDMNGFYRQDYLSHAGMAVEPAHAYDAVFLSHAHADHANYIHFLRGDIPIYAMDVTKLMLAAMEETSGGGSFCDFLNLKESFKLRPSARGEGLTKVKGEEAKVAREFRGLSGGERIAVGDIEIEAVPVNHSLPGACGYLIHTSQGVIAYTGDLRFHGYAGELTREFVRRAAEAKPIALICEGTRIDQKEGPTEDDVQEKVAGVVQKTKNLVIANYPWKDIERLRSFHEVARTTGRKLALNLKQAYLLRRLEGSDAGAPSLDDKNIAIYVDRKGWGLITKTDQAAYPDNVVKQDYATWEREFLERPNCVTCDDIHRNQGQYIVRIDFFDLTDLVNIRPDAGSSYIWSKTEPFDEEAEIEQYRVENWLEHFGLMPYEKAHVSGHASGVEINRSIESINPKALFPVHTEHPELFAVPKGVEIIIPEKGREYQI encoded by the coding sequence ATGGCCAAGCTCACCTTTTACGGCGGCGTCGGCGAGATCGGCGGCAACAAGATACTGGCAGAGGCGGACGGCGCGCGCGTCTGGCTCGATTTCGGAATGAGCTTCGGGCAGTCGAACCTGTACTTCGACGATTTCCTCCAGCCCAAGCGCTACAATGGCGTTGTCGATTTCATTGAGATGGGCCTTCTTCCCGAGCTGCCCGACATGAACGGCTTCTACCGCCAGGATTACCTGTCGCATGCGGGCATGGCGGTCGAACCGGCCCACGCGTATGATGCCGTGTTCCTCAGCCACGCCCACGCCGACCACGCCAATTACATACATTTCCTGCGCGGCGATATCCCTATTTACGCGATGGACGTGACTAAGCTGATGCTGGCCGCGATGGAGGAGACCTCGGGGGGTGGCTCGTTTTGCGATTTCCTCAATCTCAAGGAGTCCTTCAAGCTGAGGCCGAGCGCAAGGGGGGAGGGATTGACCAAAGTCAAGGGGGAGGAAGCGAAGGTCGCGCGGGAGTTCCGCGGGCTGAGCGGCGGCGAGCGTATCGCCGTCGGTGATATTGAGATCGAAGCTGTGCCTGTGAACCACTCGCTGCCCGGGGCCTGCGGTTATCTCATCCATACGTCTCAGGGCGTAATCGCTTATACCGGCGACCTGCGTTTTCACGGATACGCGGGCGAGCTGACACGTGAGTTCGTGAGGCGCGCGGCGGAAGCTAAGCCTATCGCTCTCATCTGCGAGGGGACGCGCATCGACCAGAAGGAGGGGCCAACCGAGGACGATGTTCAGGAGAAGGTCGCCGGAGTGGTGCAAAAGACCAAAAACCTCGTCATAGCCAACTATCCATGGAAGGATATCGAGAGGCTCAGGAGCTTCCATGAGGTCGCCAGGACGACCGGCCGCAAGCTGGCGTTGAATCTTAAACAGGCCTATCTGCTGCGGCGGCTGGAAGGCAGCGATGCGGGAGCGCCTTCGCTCGATGACAAAAACATCGCAATATATGTGGACAGGAAGGGTTGGGGCCTTATAACTAAGACGGATCAGGCGGCTTATCCGGACAACGTCGTGAAGCAGGACTACGCTACATGGGAGAGAGAGTTCCTTGAACGTCCCAACTGCGTGACATGCGACGATATCCATCGCAACCAGGGCCAGTACATCGTCCGCATCGATTTCTTCGACCTCACCGACCTGGTAAACATCAGGCCGGACGCGGGTTCCAGCTACATCTGGTCCAAGACAGAGCCTTTCGACGAAGAGGCCGAGATCGAGCAGTACAGGGTCGAGAACTGGCTTGAGCACTTCGGGCTCATGCCGTACGAGAAGGCGCACGTCTCCGGCCACGCCTCGGGAGTCGAGATAAATCGTTCCATAGAATCGATAAACCCGAAGGCGCTGTTCCCCGTGCATACGGAGCATCCCGAGCTTTTCGCCGTGCCTAAAGGAGTCGAAATAATCATTCCCGAAAAAGGCAGGGAATATCAGATATGA